Part of the Cynocephalus volans isolate mCynVol1 chromosome 11, mCynVol1.pri, whole genome shotgun sequence genome is shown below.
ctctctctatatatatatatatatatatatatatatatatatatacacacacacacacacacacatatatatatatacattttttttggcagctgaccagtatagGGATTGGACGCTTCATTAtcttatatatattaaatacatgttTTCATAACTGATGTGTTTATTAGAATTAATTACTGTTCATAGCTAAGACCAGAAACCTCAGAATTTCCTTCTGCTTCCCCTTCTGCTCAGCCACCTTCTTTCTTGTTGATTGGActgtttttcaaatgtttgtcttcctctccttcccagtGCCACATTGCCAGCTCAAACACTTTGCCTCACAGGACTGCAGCAAAAGCCTTCTGTCTGCCCAGTTTCCTGTGCCCATTTGCTTCACTGACACAGCCACCCTTTTTCCTTCTACCAATTACCATAAAACATCTGCTATCTCTTTGTTTAGGGTGGCCCCGCTGAGACGGGCATCTGAGGCCTTCCACAAATAAGGCTCTACACAGCTGCATCTCCCAAGACACCCTAGCCATGGTCATTCCTCCCTGGCTTCCCTGAAATACTGGACCCTGGGCCTGGGGTTCTTGGCCTGGAGAGTCCTAACTTCCATCCTCAGCCTGTTGAAACCAGCATAAGGGCCACTTCTTCATCCCTAGGCATTCTCACTGGCCTATGCTTGTATCCCTGTTGTATCCATGTCATTCTCCATCATTCCTACAGTTGTGGGTCTGCCTCTCCTATTAGATTGGAAGTCCCTCACAGGCAAGAACTTGTCTGTCTTATTAACCTTTCTTCCCCACCTTCAGAGACAGTTTGCCATCAGTGGATATGCTCATATTCTGTATTCATAAGCCCGTTGTTTTGCTGCCAGACACCAGAGGGCACTGTTAACATGTTGACGAAGAAGATTATAACCCTTTAGACCTGGAAGATTGAGAAGGACTTATGCAAAGCTTGCTGTTTTGGGATTGCATGGGACTTATTGCTCCTCACTTGTTCTAAACACAACCATTTGGGTTTATTCACGAAGTGTGTTCCTATTGAATTTAGAGATAGGTATAAAAGCTACTAATGACACTTCCACCCCAGGTCAAATCCTCAGACAAAACTGCATGCATAGTCTCTCCAGACTCAAAGTGGCTCTCCTAACCCCAGCTACCCTCCCCACCACCAAACATGGCAACTTCTGGTCCCAAGGAGAATATGAGATATAGGTCTGTTCCTCTTCCGCCCCACCCTCCtaccacacatacacatgcacagatGTACACCCACTGGCATCAGAGCCTCTGAGTAATGGTTGAAAGGCTCTAACCTTAGTGGGCATCACCAGAGTTTGCTATGAGAAACAGCACCTCCACTGGCTCTGACACCAGGGATGCTGCATCATTTATCTTTGCTCCCAGGCTGGTTGAAGGTGAGTCACAGCATCATAGGGACCCCCAGGTGTGAGAAGTCTCCCTAGTAAGTAAGCCAGGGAGCCCCATTCCAAAGGAGACAGCTATTTGCAAAGGTCTCATGCCTTGTACATTTTCCCCAAAAAGCAACATGGCAATTGGAGGCCATAAACTAAAGAGTTAATGtttttcacaaaacaaaaaacaaaaaccttgtcCTAGCTTCTACCTGGCAAACCCTCTCTAGCCCTGGAATCCCTGAGCAGCATGACAGCATGAGGCCCAGATGGAAGAGGTGAGGCCCAGGAGCCCTCCCCCCTTGTCTTTGGTGCAAACTGGCTTCTTGACCCTGGTCTGCATGCACCCTTGATAAACAGGAAGGCATCTGCGCCATCAGTGTTCATCCTTCTCAGAGCATCTGAGACCTGTCTGGGCCATCAAAGCCATCCACAGCCCCCAGGAGCATACTGGAGGGGACACCAGCCTCACCAAAACAATTCCCCATTGTGTTTCTCCCCTTGAAAATCATGCATTTGTAAACAGGCCCTTACATTTTAGACAGATCCTGCCCTGGCTTTGTGCTGGTgtgttattttttcttccctgaaCAATGTCCTTTCCAGTAGGACTAGCCGTTCACACCATTGTCTGAGACCCTTGGACTACAGGAAACAGCACCAGATTCTTATCagctgtgtgtatgtgggggtgagggggggtgAACAGATGAGATCATGTCCGTAAAGCAAGCTGCTGGTGACACATCATTCTTCTATACCTTTATCTGTGAGAGCAGAGCCCGCCTTGTCCTCCCAACAGATCAATCTGGGCTTCAGATGTCTCTAATATAGTTCCATCCATTTGATGGCAGACACCGGACTCTCCTCCAATCCTCTGTTGATTCACTTTGGAATCCCACTAGCCCAGAACTGTCCCCTTGCCCCTGGTTGTCCTTCTCTGCCTAGTGGAATACTCATGGCAGTGAAACACACCCCTTTGGATAGATGATGGTACACTCCAGTCATCTTCCTCCCTGGGGAAAAGAGGTCAAGATGATGACCTGAGTTCTCCCATCAGCAGGGTCCCTGAGTGCAGCCTATTTGCTGGCTGCTAGAAGCCTGACATAAGGAGAGCTTGGCATCCCTTACAAGGCCTCCCTGGAGACTGCAGCAGTTCCTATCCTCAGTtggagaatgattttttaaaaggctacatTAAGGAACCAGGAGTTTCCGTAATAAAACTGCAGCGGGGAAAGTGGAAAACTTCATTAGGACGCAGTCTCTAGGGGAGGGGTCGAGCAAAGGTACCTGTGGCaaaggtggggaggggctgggtaGTGGGAAGTGGGCACAGGGCCACAGCTGCCTCACCTCATCTCCTGTACACCCCAGAGGGATGGGCAAGTCCGGAAGAGGAGCCAGGGTGGGGCCCAACAATCCCCAGGCTCCTTATCAGGTATTGTGTCCAAACTTAGCCCTACTCATTCTCTTTCAAAGTTTATAGTCTTAGAAAACCCTGGGGATTTGTTCTTGGTGTGTGAACTTTCTCCTTGCAGACAGAAGCCTCTGCAGCTCAGGACTTGGGTGAGGCTGGGTGGGTCCTTAACTCGGGTGGAAATTGGGCTATTTCTGAGCAACTGTCTTCTAGCTCTGAGAAGAAGAGGTAGCTGGCCAGGAGGTCTCGGTTTGCTGGAATGGCAGAGGCATGTGAGCCAGTCCTCTGGGCCCCACCCAGCTAGAACTGCAGCAGGGGCCCCAGCCAGCCCACAGAGAGGACAGGCTCCTGGTGGCTGCTTCCTACCTGCTCCTCCAATCAGAGGATTCTAGGGATATCTAGGACCTGTCCTGAGCTTAGCTAAATGAGAGGGAAGCACAGAAGCCATTTGAGAAAGTGAAAAGGTCTGTTTTCCCCCCTTACTCTAACTCCTCTCTGTTGCCCCATCCTTTCTTAGAGACCAATCTGTTGGATTGCAGGACAGCCACAGTCATAGGGGAATCCTAGGCCTCCACAGAGGACCATAACAGACACAGGAGGGGCCATGAGGCAGGCTGAGTGGGGGAGGACAGGAGCCAGAGGCAGGGCAGAGTCCAGGCCCAGGGTCAGCAAACTAGCAGCTTAGCAGATCCATCCCTGGGGTGGCCAGGTCCTACTCTGGCAGCGCCTTTGGAAACCAAGATGTGGCTATTCCATCTGGGAGGTCAAGGCCTCCAGAGTTTACAGGCTTGGAAGGCAGAGATTAATAAATTAATCTCATGAGTTAAGAACGAGAATTaacctcatcagcatttttcCGAAGTGTGCTCTTCAAAACATTAGAAATAAGATATTTGCTGctctgtgggaaaaaaaatgatggaGGACCAAATGTTTTAGAGAATCATATCATACATAGTAGGCACACAAATTAGAGATCACCACAGCACTTCTCAGGGCCTTCATAGGACAAGCAAGAAGGCTGAATACCACTCCGTGGGGGCCAAGGGGCTAGAGATTTATTTGACCAGGGCAACCATGAGTTCATGGAGAATCTCAAGAGATTATTATTTCGCAGGACACCATTGTGGCAACACTTGACTAGTCTCTTTCTCTAAGTCCCTTTCCAGCTTTAAACCTGTTTGGGAAATCATGAAACAGAGGCCCAAAGACCAGGGGAAGTATGAGAGATTTAGAGGAAAAAGCTGTGAGAAGACCATAGAGAGAGAGTGAAATCGCTGAGGCAGGAAATAGGGCTTGAGATGGGAGGGGGATAGGGTATGGAGGACAGGGAGAAGTCTAAGCTGGAGGGGTCTTCAGGGAGTGGGTGGTAGTGGACTGCTGGGAGCAGAGGCACTGGGCCAGCAGTGAGAGCAGTGCACAAGAGGACAAGGAGGCTGGAGAGGTTGCATTTGCACCCCTCCCAGCCCAGCATTCTGTGCCAAGTGGATGCTCTGCTGATGCCTCAGTCAGTGGTGATAAAGCTTGGGATGGGGTCACAGAGTTTCAGGCTCCATCAGGCCTAGGTGTTTGTAGAGGGTGCAGGGAGCAAAATGAAGGGCCCAGCTCCAGGGCCCAGGCTGTAAGATGGGACTGATGACTGACCTGTTAAACCCCCTAGTCTGTAGCACAGACTGAGGGGCCCATCCAAGCAAGAGGCCCATGGCAGGCTCCCTGGGGAGGTGGGATATATCCCTCCCATCTTTAAAGTGCCCCTGCGGTTTCTCCAACCCCcttcactccccatcccaccccttcCCAGCACCATTGGAGTCTGCTCTTTGGGTAGCAGGCACGATGTCACTGGAGAGATGGGAGCCATGGTCAGAGGAGACTTCTGCAGCATGTCCAGTAGGTCAGACTCTTGGGGGATCACCTCCTCCCCAGAAGCTGCAGCCCCCACAGCATAGCCCCAGCCCCCCAGGCATGAGCACAGTGGCCTTAATATACGTTGGTATGTGGTTTGGGAATAAGGCAGGAACCAGGCCTGCTGTTACAAATGTTGTGTTGTTATTGCGAAAAAGGAACAGAGCTGCCTATGTGCCCAGATGCCCTTTGCCAGCACTTTTTTTTCTGGCTCAAGATCCTCCTAAAGTTCTAAGAAGGTCAGCCTCACAACCATGCAGGGCaggatttttctcatttaatgagCAATCTCAGCTTCATAGACGAAGCCCTCtgactccttccttcctctgataCCCATCTCCCTTCCAGAAAATACCACCCAGGATGACCTTCTCCCTCATGCAACGGATGGGGAGGGTTCTTCATTTCCGGCTCTTGTAGACACCATCAGTTAATTTAGTACAGAAATACACTGGTACAATAATGATATAATGATGTTATGTAAATATTAACTTCATCCCTTTCCTTGTAAGTTTTGCTTTCCTCTCCAGGGTTCAGGAGCAGTcatgacaataaaaataacaatggtaATTATGAGAAGTGTGATGTGAAGACAGAGAAACCACAAGGCCCATCTCAAagtacaaatacaaaaataaaacttacacATAGAAGGCATTTCCAGGAgttaataacacacacacacagtaccatgggggtgggggaggtggctgGTAGAAGCTGTCCATTCTTTTCCAAGTGCAGGGGTTTGTTGTTCAGGATCTTGTGCTCTTCTCCCTTCATTTCCCATAGTAACCTCCCAGAGGACCCTGCCTGGAGCCTGCCAAGCCCGGGCCCAGCCTAAAGGAACTGAGGGCCCGGTGGTTTCTTTCTGGCTTCCTGGGATAGAGGGCAGAGCTGGCTGCAGTTCTGACGCCCTTTCCTGGAGCTCTgcattctctcctcctcttcagcgCCTCAGTCTCCCTCTCCCTTATCTCCAGCCACCctgttcctcctcttcttctctgcTTTACCTGCTGACCTCCGAGCAGATAGCACCCccaggcaggaaggatcctcaaGGTGGTGTTAGATTAACCTCAGTGCTTCTGGTTCACTTATTGTACAGTCAGAGGGGAGAAGGGGTGCTCTTTCAGATCCCAGTTCTCTGGGGGTGTCAGGGGTCAGGGAAGATAAAATTCAAGGCAGTCTGGGTTTGAGTTTCAGTGGGGCAGGAAACCCTGtcttgctttttatctttttttccctcctttctttgtcttatttttttttcatggaggGAATTGCAAACCTGATTCTCTTGTCTTCCTTCTGTTGGTTTTGTGTGTCACTAATTTGTTCACATGCAGGCTGGGAACAGCTTCTCATTtagtcctcctcctccccctttgtgctccccagcctgagaaactgCTGATGGCAAAAAATACCTCCCCCACACGCCCAGGCAGAATGTGTCCCTGCCATCGAGCCTCACCCCCAAGAACCAGCAGgatttatagttcttggttttttttgtctacattttttctcttaaaagaaaaagggTCTTCCTACATAAAATATTCATGCCCAATGCTTATTTAGCAGAAAATAGAGATTCCAGGGTTGGAAACATCTGGCCTTCCTGGTGGCTCCAGAACTAATTGATGCCATCTTGAGTCCTTGAGCATGCCTGCTCCTGGGTCCCATAGCCCGTCCTAAGGGTCTCCTACCCTCTCTCCTCCTCGGCAGCCTCTCAATCCTCTGCGGCCCTGGAAAAAGCCCTGGCCCTGATCCtgagaacccactgtggaggCCTGCTGAGCCGCCACATTCCCACCCtcccagggctgggggtgtgctTGCAGTGCCCTGGGAAAGACAGttcactcctcccacccccatacTTCCTCAGCTCCCTTCTCCGTCTTTAGTCCACAGGATTTAGGGATGACATTCCCGTAGAATCCACCCTTCTCCCTGCTCATCAGCATGGAGACCatggtggtgggtgggggaaTCCTATTTAGAGGGGTGGGCATCCCAGAAAACCTGGCCTGGCAGCTCAGGTCCTTTGAAAAGGATGTCAGGCTATGAGAGCCCCCTCCCTGGTCTGTGAAGTAGGGCCTGAGGCCCAACCTCCCTCAGGTCCCAGGAGGCTCCAGCAGTCTATGCTTCTGGGATGGTGAGATGGAGAAGAGGCAGTGGGCCACGGGAGGGGACCACCAAGGTATCAGGGCACAAAGGGGGTGGTTTCTTGCTGCTCCACCTGCTCCATACCTCCACTTTCCCTCCCCAACTTGGTCAAGGTACCTCTTCTTAAGGTGCTAGCTTAGAGGCCACTTCCACCCTCCTTACAGGGTGCCTGAGAGCCTCCTGCCCAGACACCTTCTTAGACCCACCCACATACCCATTCTGAGAGTCACTCAGAATGGCCATTGTTCTGCAGGCTGGGAAAGAACCACCCAATGTTCTTGCCTCCGGGCACAACCGGAAATGTGCTCCAGAAGCCAGGCCATCTCTGAGAACAAACGGCAGGCCCTTTGGGGCTGCCATGACCACAGGGTGTTGGCCCCAGTCTGGTACTGAGAGcacagagaggggcagggagggaataGGCCTCAGGCACTTGCTCCTCCATCAGGTCCACAGTCTTTCCTATAGGTGGCCTGATAGAGGTGTAGGGGAAAGAGACTCCCATCTCTAAGAGGCAGCCAGACATCCTGGCCTCCTCTGCCCTAGCTGGATGGGTGGGAGATGCTGAGGGCTGCTGCTGGGCCCCCGGCCCATCCTGACCACCCCTTCCCTGCCCTCTTCTATGTGGTCTCCACCTCCCGGGGTGTCCGATTGCGCTCAGCCTGCACCCGGCTCTTCACCTTCTTGCCAAGTTCCATCCCCACCCAGCCCTTGCCCTTAGCCTGCTTGCCCCGGCTCCAGGAGCCTGAGTGCTCCCCAATGCCCCTGCACCACACGCGCTCACAGTATTCATCTACCCGGGGCAGGTTGGCGAAGCCAATGAGCTGCAGGATGTCCTTGTACCAGGCCTTGGGTGGGGCAGAGGCCAGGCCTCCCCGGACTGGGGGCTCTTCTTGCCTTGGCTCCAGAGGGAACAGGCTATCCAGCTGCGAGGCCACAATCACCTCCAGAGCCAGGCGGACCACAGTCTGGGAGAAACCGTGCTCCAGCGTTGTGCAGGTGTAGGTGCCCGCATCGAGGTGGCTGAGCCTGCGGAACAGCAGTCCCTGCTCCGTTTGCAGGACTCGCTCATCTGTCTTCACCTGCCAGGCGGGTGGGAGGGCATGAGGGGGCATGAGGGGGCTGTGGGGCAGAACATGTACCATCAGCTTCTCCACCTGCTgcttttccaaattttccatCCTTGGAGTCCAGTGCTTGGGTACTTCCTCTGCCCAttccccgggggggggggggcagcttcGCAGGCTTGGCCTCCTCTAGACTGTGAGCTAATTGCAGGCAGGGCCTTTCCTTCCCATGGCCCAGAACAGGGCCTGCAAAGGGGGCTTTTCAAAGATTCGACTGACTGGTTTCTCCCCTAGCTGAAGCTCTGGGCCACCAATCTTGGCCTCAGAGGGCCCTGGCAAAGAGGGCGTCTATTTACTCAAGAGAGGGGCTGCTAGGGGTCTAGCCCCAGGACTGGGCTTTATAGAACTTCCctccttacacacacacagaggcacactcGACCTTCCTGCCTTAGTCTGCACTGTTCACTGCCCCCACAGTGCAAGGCCAACAGCCCCAGCCCTGAGTGGGCCAAGTACCCATCATAGCATGGGAGGCGGGAGTTCTGCTCTGATCCCAGCCCATTCCTGGCCTGAACCCTGTCTGGGCTTTCGTCTGTGCATCTATATGTTGAGGACGGACTGCTTGGGCGGTTAGTGTAGTGTAACTACATCTTGTTGCTTCCCCCTGACCTCGGGAGTCTTCTCAGTGCCCAGCCCAACAGCTGGCCCCAGGctgccttcctcccccacccccattcccaaGCTGGAGGGTGAGCCCCTCTTGTAATGACCTCACTGCTACCCCTCTCCTTCCCTGTAAGAGAGCAGGTTCCTCACCCTGCCCACCCATGCCCCTCCTCAGGCTCCAGACTAAAGCCTTCTCTGGGGTTGACAGACCTTtctggaggggagaggagaaggccTGGGCAGACAGCTGGACTCCAAGGAGGAGGTGTGGGACCAGGCAAAAGGGGGGCACAGGCCAGTCGTCAGGGACCCAGGCCTGGGGCAGAGGAGGTCCAAGCACCCACGATAAAGAGACTCCTTCAAAAATGAGCCATGTGTGTAAGCATGGGGGACCTCCTGACCAGCCCAGACTCCCTCCTTCTCCTCCATCTCTGCTACCCTCCTCTCAGAGTGGGGAATTTCGGCCACATCTGCCCTGGGCATTCCCAGATGGCAGAAATAGGGGCACCTCCTTCTAGGTACCCCAGGGGCCTAATATACAATTTTCTTAGGTTGATCTTGGCAGATTCCCTCCAGAGTCCCTTCCTTGGGCTCAAGGCTTGAGGTTCAGGGAGAAAGGTGACCTCAGGACACATGCAGACTGGAGGCAGGGTCCTCACTCACCCCGTCAGGCCTCTCATCCCCTGGCCTCTGCAAGAACCAGCGCACAGCAGCCTGGGGAGATTTGGGCAGGCACTCCAGGAAGGTGCTGTTATGCTCCATGCCATAGACTGTAGTAGCTGCCACAGGTCCTGCAGCCTCCTCTGGAGAGAGGTGAAGTTTGGCTCAGCTTGGGAACTATGGGACCCAGGCTCTGAGAGCCACCAACTAACTCCCACAGCCCAGGACCTAGGTGTCCATCGATCCCATAGCCAATCACTGTGTCCAGACCCTGCACCCATGTACTGACATTAGCTGTACAGATAGAGAAACAGGACTGTTTGCTACAACAAGAGCAGTGTGAAGCCACACTTCATAGGGGTTGAGCTCAGGCTACAGGGATGAGTAAGGGTCCTGATAAAGCTCGGCCAGTGGACCCAAACCTGCTGCCACTCACCTTCCTGGCTCTGGTCCAGGCACTGCAGGGCAGGGTTGCCATGAAGGATGTCCTGACGGCGGAACCGGCGCTTGCTGGGGTTGGGGCGGTAGCGGGTACAGGAGGCACCATCCCAGGCGCAGTATGGGTCCCGGGCCAGGCAGCACTCCGCACAAGCACTGCCATAAGTTTCACACTGGTGCAGCCGCAGCTGAGCCACACCCAGCTGAGAGCCCACATACAGCATTTGCTGGGGAAGGACACAGGTAGAGCCTGAGGTAAGCCTGGCCTTTGCCCAGAAGTAGCCAGGCTCTCAGCCCTCTTGGGTTTACCGAGACCCCTGCCACTTGCAGAAAGTCTTCCAGAACCTCTTGGATTCATTTGCAAAAGTAAGTTTTATCATCCATCTGCTATAATGCCAGATCCTGTACTAGGACACAGAAGGGACAGGGCAGAACTGGGGTCTTTTCTCCAAAGTTCTTCTCCAGGTTCTCCCTGCTGCCAGCCTTTGCCCTCTGCCCCAGTGGCCTTTATCCTGGCTTGCCTCTGATCTTAGAGGTGCACCTTACTTTAAGCAATCCCAGAACAAATGTCAGGATTTACCCAAAGATAAACTGAAGCAAATAAACTTGGGGAGATGGTATTTTCCATTTGCAAAAGGGCACACAGCAGTCCTTTAAAAAGTGTCTCCCTTGTGTTATCTAAAATCCGGATTTTCTTTTCAAGTACATTTTTGCCTCCTTAGGAACAGGCCTTTGTGTATCTCCCCTTAGCTGAACACATCCTGGCTTGCTCGGCACCTCCCAATGCTCACTGGCTTCCTGAATGTGAATCTCTGCTCCCAGCTGGACTCTGGACCCTTGTTGCAGGGCCTGATCAGGCCTGCTGCTGCATGGCATTCCAGCAGGCCACAGCTGTGCTCAGGAGGCTGCAGACAAAGGGGCACAGGAAGGATGCGTGGGGAGGGGTGGCAGTTGCTCTTACCCTTTTGACAGAGATCTCCATCTCAGTGATGGGTGCTGGCATCTGGGGAAGGAGCAGGGTCTCAGTGTGAGGTGGGGTGGGATGGAACCCTCCCTTGCATTCCTGATTTCAGCCTCCTCCAGCTACTGAGGTGGGAACCACCCAGCTCCCAACCTGGGTCAGTGCACCCCTGGCAACTAAGGCTGCATGGTCTTTCCCAGATATCAGGCCACAAGAAATTTCCCCTTAGCCTGGCTGGCCTCTAAGTAGGAGGTTGGCTAAAAGCACAGAGCTCCAGTGCCTcccaacacaaacacacagcacTGTTCCCCAGCAAAGAGGCCGATATCTCAAATCACCCATCTCAGGTCCAGGAGCCACAACAGTCCCTTAATAGAGATGACCCCCTGCCTAAGTCTACAGAGGGGCTAACAGAACCCTTCCGGGATTAGGGTCTCAGCTACCTCTTCACTATGACTTGAGCTCAGCAGAGCTCTGTCCAGGGGCACTCACCTTGGCCATCCCTCCCCGGGCACCCCGGGGCACTTTCAGTTCACAACTTAGCAAGGCCTCTGCAGCAGTGTGGGTCACACTTTCAGCCCCCAGTCTGCAAGGTCAGTAAAGACAGGCCGGCTCCCTCCTGGACTCACTCCTGCTTTCCTGTAGCCAGACCCAGACCCTCCCATCAGCCCCCCTGCTCACCTTAAACACCTGGAGCTCCTCTAGGACCACCTCCTCGGGCTCAGCCGAGTCTCCGGCCTGGAGGGCAATGACTTTGAGCACAGAGCCTGAgtctggggcggggggggggggtcagggggagaggaggggcaaCCAGGCCCCACACACCTCCCAGGCCTGGCCATCCCAGTTCAGCTCTCCTACCAGTCCCCAGGAAGATGACGTCGTAGGTCCCATCCTCTGCCTCCACACGGTCTACCACAATCTGGAGCAGTTGCTGGGCAAGGTGTGTCTTGACAAGGATAGGGCGGCCACGCTGAGGCCGCACAGGCCGGAACATGAGTGGGTGGGCTCGGACAAACTGTAGCACCTCATCCGGGTAGTCCTTGGTGCTGCCAAAGGGACGTCCTGGCTGCGCGGTCATCTTGCTGGGGCACTGCACAACCCCAAAGGGAATGCCTGAAGTATCCTGGGATGGCACACtcctccaccagccccaccagggGGACTGCTCTCACTGTAGAGGCTCCTTAAGCAGTCAGGGCTCTCTTCTCCCACCACAGCCCACCCTGCTCAGGCCCCCTGAAGCCCCAGCTCAGAGGCTTATGTGGGGCTGCATGTTTCCCTGGCCTGGCCCAGGCAGATACTCACCACGCCAGGGCGGGGAAAGGGCACCTTGCCTCCATAGGGTCCCCACTGGTGCTGAGGACCATCTCTGTGGGCAAAGGGCCCATTGAAGACCTTCCAGATGTCCGCCATGTGGTACACACAGACAGCAAAACCCTGGAACACGGTACTGCCGAAGACAGACAGGGACAGTCAGGCCAGGGTGGCAGGAAGGATAGAGGGTGACAGTCCCTGCAGCAAGGAGAGACTCCAAAAAACAAGGACACTGTGGCACAGACAAAGGGAGGGAGACAGAATACAGTCACGGAGTCACCAAATCCAGGTCAAAGGCAGGGACCCATCACAAGGCTGGGTTGGGAAGCAGAGGCTCAGAAGAGGGGCTGGGGGTGCGGAGATTGGTCTGGGGTGGTGGGGTGCAGGGAGGCTGGGTGTGCCCACCTGACAGCACTGAACAGTGCGTACACCTCGAGGCTTTTCCCGGCCTTGGGCCACAGTAGGAACACGTCCTCTGGACACAGAAGAGGCACAGGCATCATGGTGACCACCAATGCCCCACTCACCAGCTCtgagccctcccctccccagcacccACTCCTGCCCAGCCACGCCCTTACCCAGCTGGTCAAAGTGGGTCTCGGCACCACCAGGGCCAGGCACGGAGCAGACCAGCCTGGCCTTGAGGAAGGAGCTCCACTTGCTCACCAGCACACGCTGGCCACCAGCGTCATTCTGGGGGTGCGGCCAGAGTCAGCCTTGGGCCCCATGAGGATGGGCCCCAgctcctgccccttcccctcaCCCACTGGGAGAGAGGTGTGGATGTCGGCTTTGCatccttgcctcagtttcccgaCTGCTGTGGGGGGAACGGGTCTGGGAAGGGGAGGTGCAGTCAGGACTTGGACCTT
Proteins encoded:
- the SEMA3G gene encoding semaphorin-3G isoform X2, with the translated sequence METFSRYLLSSNRSAIFLGPRGSLDLRAMYLDEYRDRLFLGGRDALYSLRLDQGWPDSREVLWPPQPGQKEECVRKGRDLLTECANFVRLLQPYNRTHLLACGTGAFQPTCTLITVGHRGEHVLHLEPSSMESGRGRCPHEPSRPFASTSVGGALYTGLTADFLGREPMIFRSGGSRPALRSDSDQSLLNDPRFVMATRIPDNSDQDNDKVYFFFSETIPSPDGSPGRVTVSRVGRVCVNDAGGQRVLVSKWSSFLKARLVCSVPGPGGAETHFDQLEDVFLLWPKAGKSLEVYALFSAVSTVFQGFAVCVYHMADIWKVFNGPFAHRDGPQHQWGPYGGKVPFPRPGVCPSKMTAQPGRPFGSTKDYPDEVLQFVRAHPLMFRPVRPQRGRPILVKTHLAQQLLQIVVDRVEAEDGTYDVIFLGTDSGSVLKVIALQAGDSAEPEEVVLEELQVFKMPAPITEMEISVKRQMLYVGSQLGVAQLRLHQCETYGSACAECCLARDPYCAWDGASCTRYRPNPSKRRFRRQDILHGNPALQCLDQSQEEEAAGPVAATTVYGMEHNSTFLECLPKSPQAAVRWFLQRPGDERPDGVKTDERVLQTEQGLLFRRLSHLDAGTYTCTTLEHGFSQTVVRLALEVIVASQLDSLFPLEPRQEEPPVRGGLASAPPKAWYKDILQLIGFANLPRVDEYCERVWCRGIGEHSGSWSRGKQAKGKGWVGMELGKKVKSRVQAERNRTPREVETT
- the SEMA3G gene encoding semaphorin-3G isoform X1, whose protein sequence is MAPLAWAICCLLGGSLLCGGIHRPGPSVPRLQLSYRDLLSSNRSAIFLGPRGSLDLRAMYLDEYRDRLFLGGRDALYSLRLDQGWPDSREVLWPPQPGQKEECVRKGRDLLTECANFVRLLQPYNRTHLLACGTGAFQPTCTLITVGHRGEHVLHLEPSSMESGRGRCPHEPSRPFASTSVGGALYTGLTADFLGREPMIFRSGGSRPALRSDSDQSLLNDPRFVMATRIPDNSDQDNDKVYFFFSETIPSPDGSPGRVTVSRVGRVCVNDAGGQRVLVSKWSSFLKARLVCSVPGPGGAETHFDQLEDVFLLWPKAGKSLEVYALFSAVSTVFQGFAVCVYHMADIWKVFNGPFAHRDGPQHQWGPYGGKVPFPRPGVCPSKMTAQPGRPFGSTKDYPDEVLQFVRAHPLMFRPVRPQRGRPILVKTHLAQQLLQIVVDRVEAEDGTYDVIFLGTDSGSVLKVIALQAGDSAEPEEVVLEELQVFKMPAPITEMEISVKRQMLYVGSQLGVAQLRLHQCETYGSACAECCLARDPYCAWDGASCTRYRPNPSKRRFRRQDILHGNPALQCLDQSQEEEAAGPVAATTVYGMEHNSTFLECLPKSPQAAVRWFLQRPGDERPDGVKTDERVLQTEQGLLFRRLSHLDAGTYTCTTLEHGFSQTVVRLALEVIVASQLDSLFPLEPRQEEPPVRGGLASAPPKAWYKDILQLIGFANLPRVDEYCERVWCRGIGEHSGSWSRGKQAKGKGWVGMELGKKVKSRVQAERNRTPREVETT
- the SEMA3G gene encoding semaphorin-3G isoform X4 produces the protein MARLPGGPVATAARTEGGMCSQGKRSFDGVCQLRAVAAALQPDPPAGLWHWGLPAHLHPHHGWAPWGGGALYTGLTADFLGREPMIFRSGGSRPALRSDSDQSLLNDPRFVMATRIPDNSDQDNDKVYFFFSETIPSPDGSPGRVTVSRVGRVCVNDAGGQRVLVSKWSSFLKARLVCSVPGPGGAETHFDQLEDVFLLWPKAGKSLEVYALFSAVSTVFQGFAVCVYHMADIWKVFNGPFAHRDGPQHQWGPYGGKVPFPRPGVCPSKMTAQPGRPFGSTKDYPDEVLQFVRAHPLMFRPVRPQRGRPILVKTHLAQQLLQIVVDRVEAEDGTYDVIFLGTDSGSVLKVIALQAGDSAEPEEVVLEELQVFKMPAPITEMEISVKRQMLYVGSQLGVAQLRLHQCETYGSACAECCLARDPYCAWDGASCTRYRPNPSKRRFRRQDILHGNPALQCLDQSQEEEAAGPVAATTVYGMEHNSTFLECLPKSPQAAVRWFLQRPGDERPDGVKTDERVLQTEQGLLFRRLSHLDAGTYTCTTLEHGFSQTVVRLALEVIVASQLDSLFPLEPRQEEPPVRGGLASAPPKAWYKDILQLIGFANLPRVDEYCERVWCRGIGEHSGSWSRGKQAKGKGWVGMELGKKVKSRVQAERNRTPREVETT
- the SEMA3G gene encoding semaphorin-3G isoform X3 is translated as MYLDEYRDRLFLGGRDALYSLRLDQGWPDSREVLWPPQPGQKEECVRKGRDLLTECANFVRLLQPYNRTHLLACGTGAFQPTCTLITVGHRGEHVLHLEPSSMESGRGRCPHEPSRPFASTSVGGALYTGLTADFLGREPMIFRSGGSRPALRSDSDQSLLNDPRFVMATRIPDNSDQDNDKVYFFFSETIPSPDGSPGRVTVSRVGRVCVNDAGGQRVLVSKWSSFLKARLVCSVPGPGGAETHFDQLEDVFLLWPKAGKSLEVYALFSAVSTVFQGFAVCVYHMADIWKVFNGPFAHRDGPQHQWGPYGGKVPFPRPGVCPSKMTAQPGRPFGSTKDYPDEVLQFVRAHPLMFRPVRPQRGRPILVKTHLAQQLLQIVVDRVEAEDGTYDVIFLGTDSGSVLKVIALQAGDSAEPEEVVLEELQVFKMPAPITEMEISVKRQMLYVGSQLGVAQLRLHQCETYGSACAECCLARDPYCAWDGASCTRYRPNPSKRRFRRQDILHGNPALQCLDQSQEEEAAGPVAATTVYGMEHNSTFLECLPKSPQAAVRWFLQRPGDERPDGVKTDERVLQTEQGLLFRRLSHLDAGTYTCTTLEHGFSQTVVRLALEVIVASQLDSLFPLEPRQEEPPVRGGLASAPPKAWYKDILQLIGFANLPRVDEYCERVWCRGIGEHSGSWSRGKQAKGKGWVGMELGKKVKSRVQAERNRTPREVETT